The Dasypus novemcinctus isolate mDasNov1 chromosome 12, mDasNov1.1.hap2, whole genome shotgun sequence genome includes a window with the following:
- the GPD1 gene encoding glycerol-3-phosphate dehydrogenase [NAD(+)], cytoplasmic — protein MAGKKVCIVGSGNWGSAIAKIVGGNAAQLARFDPRVTMWVFEEDVGGKKLTEIINTQHENVKYLPGHKLPPNVVAVPDVTQAAADADILIFVVPHQFINKICDQLKGHLKANAIGISLIKGVDEGPKGLKLISEVIGEHLGIPMSVLMGANIAGEVADEKFCETTIGCRDPAQGQLLKELMQTPNFRITVVQEVDTVEICGALKNIVAVGAGFCDGLGFGDNTKAAVIRLGLMEMIAFAKLFCSGPVSSATFLESCGVADLITTCYGGRNRKVAEAFTRTGKTIEQLEKEMLNGQKLQGPQTARELHSILQHKGLVDKFPLFTAVYKVCYESQPVGEFIRCLQNHPEHM, from the exons ATGGCTGGCAAGAAAGTCTGCATTGTAGGCTCCGGCAACTG GGGTTCAGCCATCGCCAAGATCGTGGGTGGCAATGCAGCCCAGCTGGCACGCTTTGACCCACGGGTGACCATGTGGGTGTTTGAGGAAGATGTCGGGGGCAAAAAGCTGACAGAGATCATCAACACACAGCACGAGAATGTCAAATACCTGCCAGGGCACAAGCTGCCTCCCAACGTG GTGGCTGTTCCGGATGTGACCCAGGCGGCAGCAGATGCTGACATCCTGATCTTTGTGGTGCCCCATCAGTTCATCAACAAGATATGTGACCAGCTCAAGGGGCACCTGAAGGCAAACGCCATAGGCATCTCTCTTATTAAG GGGGTGGACGAGGGCCCCAAAGGGCTGAAGCTCATCTCGGAAGTGATTGGGGAGCACCTTGGCATCCCCATGAGCGTGCTGATGGGGGCCAACATTGCTGGCGAGGTGGCTGATGAGAAGTTCTGTGAGACCACCATCG GCTGCAGGGACCCAGCCCAGGGACAGCTTCTGAAAGAGCTGATGCAGACACCAAATTTCCGCATTACCGTCGTGCAAGAGGTAGACACAGTAGAGATCTGCGGAGCCTTAAAG AATATTGTGGCCGTGGGGGCTGGCTTTTGTGATGGCCTGGGCTTTGGCGACAATACCAAGGCGGCAGTGATCCGGCTGGGGCTTATGGAGATGATAGCCTTCGCCAAGCTCTTCTGCAGCGGCCCTGTGTCCTCCGCCACCTTCCTGGAGAGCTGCGGTGTTGCTGACCTCATCACTACCTGCTATGGAGGGCGGAACCGCAAGGTGGCCGAGGCCTTTACCCGCACAGGAAAG ACCATTGAGCAGCTGGAGAAAGAGATGCTGAATGGGCAGAAGCTGCAGGGGCCCCAGACAGCCCGGGAGCTACACAGCATCCTCCAGCACAAGGGCCTGGTGGACAA GTTCCCCCTGTTCACAGCCGTGTACAAGGTGTGCTACGAGAGCCAGCCAGTGGGTGAATTCATCCGGTGCTTGCAGAATCATCCAGAACATATGTGA